The following is a genomic window from Caldicellulosiruptor danielii.
TATATGAGTTAGTTAATGATGGTTATCAAGCGTATTCACCCTATTAATTTATAATTGATGAGAGTATTGTTGGAGGAATATTTATGAAGATAAAATTAAGTATGTGGTTTAAAAAAAGAGGAAAGTTAAATGTTTTTGTATATGTTTTTATATGCTTAATAATTATAGGTGTAACTTGTTTTGTTATAAATACTCTAATAAAAAATACTTCAGAACAGATAGGTTATATCGAAAGGTTTGATAAGACTGAAAATGGAGATTATTTTGCATTATTTTATGGGAAATTATGGCATAGCAGTGGCAAAGAAGATTTGCTTTTCAAGGTCAAAATGAGCCGTAATAAAATAAAGGGTTTAGATTATTTTTCTGTACGCTTATTTGCATGGGGAAAAAATCAGGTAGCTTATTGTGGTAATGATTTAAAAGAGTTAATTTTAGTTGATTATAAAACAAAAAGAGAAGTTTATCGAAAACGAATGCCAGAAATGATAAGATATATCAGTGCTAATAAAAAGACAAATGAATTTGTTATTGCCACTGAAAAAAGATTGTATCTTTTAAAATCAGAGTATATTTCAAAAAACAAAATGTATACTTTTTCACTGAAACAAATTACAAGAGGCTCATTTTGCTGGCCAGTTCTCTCACCAAACGGAAAGTATATTGCCTGTGGTGAGATGGATAACAAAGAAAATGATGCTGCCACATCTCTGGTTGTGATTGACCTAAACAAAAACAGTAAAAAGAAGCTACTTTCTGAAAGATTTGGGGATATGCCAATTAACAATGTTTACAGAATTATTTACTCTGTTGCATGGAGCAGGGATAGCAGATATGTTGCTATCAGTACTTCAACTCCTGCTGATCCAGCATATATTTGGGTTTCAGTTGCTGATGTGTTAACAGGGAATGTAACAGAGTTTACGAAAAATACAGGGCTATGTAATCCACCTGTTTGCTCTTTTTCAGAAGATAAATTTATTTTCTCACAGGGGAATCCGGGATACAAGCAATTTGGTGACTTTTCAAATATTAAGGACCCTTTTAGAACAAAATTGGTGCTATTAAATATCAAAAGTAAAAGGTTAGAATATATAAACCAAAATCCAGAAGATATAAATGTCTACTGGCCTGTTATTGGTTCAAATGGAATATATTTTACTGATAAAAGTGGGTACTTTTCGGGTGAGGAAGGGTGTTCAATCTACAAGATAAAGAATAAAAGAGTAATTCTGTTACTTAAAGTTAAGGGGAGTTTGGTAAGCTATGATATCCTTAAAATATATTAGAGATGGCTAATAAGTCATTCTTTTTTTCTCCCTTGTTTTTCATAGGTATCAGCATTTCTTCTGAGAATTGATTTTATCGTGTTTTAGCTTATTTTGACCCAATATTTTCTGAACAAATAAAGCAAAAACGACTTTGAGAAAGTATTTCAAAATTCTCTTTACAAAGCATTTTTACTATTGTAAAATATATGTATAATTACAATTGTAAAAGGAGAGTGGTATAAAAATGAACAAGGATTTATTGAAGCCATCAGAAGCAGAGTTGGAGGTTATGAAGGTTTTGTGGGAAGAAGGAAATCCCCTGAGTGCACCGGAGATAGTACAAAGATTAAAAGAGAAAAACATCAAATGGGAAAAATCAACCATATACACCTTGATTGATAGACTTGCAAAGAAAAAGGCAATAAAGCAAGAGAAAAAAGATAAGCTTTACTACTACAGCCCATCAATTAGCAAAGAAGAATATGCAAAAATAGAAACTGCAAGGATATTGAATAAGCTATTCAATGGTTCTGTAAAAAGTTTAATAGCAGCCTTAATTGAATGTGGGAACATAAAAAGAGAAGAGCTTGAGGAGATTAAAAAGTTATTAGAAAAAGAGGAGTAGAGATGAGATGAATATAGAAGTTTTATTCAAGTGGGTTTTGGCAATGACAATAAGTGGTAGCGTAGCTGTTTTGGTATTTGCTATTTTAAGTAAAATCTTCAAAGAGCATTTAAGTGCAAGGGTAAGGTATTATATTTGGCTGATAGTGCTTTTTTGTTTTATGATTCCATGGGAAGTGTTATTTAACAGAAAATCATCACTTAGAGTACTAAATCAGAGTGTTATATTAGATAGCAGAAGTTATACAGTTTCAAACTTCAGTCAAAGCAGTGTATTGAACTTGCAACCAAGAGGAAATTCATTACAAGGTGGGGCTTTAACAGCCCTGCCTTCTGAAAATGTTGGCTATTTTAATCCTGAGGTTTTACATGAAGTTATAGTTTATGTCTGGCTCATAGGTGCTGTTGTGTTTTTTGTATGGTTTTTGATAAGGTATATTTGGTTTAAGGTGATAGTAACAAGAAACTCAAGAGAATGTTCTGATGAATATTGCAAGAGGATAATTGAGAGATATTGTAGGTTAAAAAGAATTTCAAGGAAGATAAAGGTATTAGAAAGTGACATTATACCAACACCCATGCTTATAGGAACAATTAAGCCCATCTTGTTAATACCTGCAAAGAACATAGCAAGGGAAGACTTAAGACTGATCATAAGACATGAGCTTGTTCACTTCAGGAGAAAAGATGTATTAGTTAAGTGGTTTAGCAAACTGATAAATGCACTTCATTGGTTTAACCCCCTGTTATACTTTGCAGTTTTAAAGCTAAATAGAGAGTGTGAATATTCATGTGACGAAGAGGTGATAAGAAAGCTCAAGGAAGATGGCAAAAGAAGGTATGCGGAGGTACTTTATAATACACTTTTGGTGAGTATAGGCAGTGGAGCAGGTGCGGCATTTGGTCTGGTAGGTAGAAAAGAAAGCATTGTTGAGAGATTTAGGTTTATTATGAGTTTGGAAGTAAAGAAAATGAGCAAAGGTGCTAAGGTATTTCTTGTGGTGGTAGTATCAACAACAATATTTTTAAGTGCATTTGTCCAAATTTGGGCAAAGGATATTTTGAGTTTTGATAGAAGTGAGACAGAGGCAATCAAATCAACTATAGAAGGATTTTATGAAACGCAGTACAAAGCTTATCTTCAAATGGAGTATATAGATATAACACCGTACTTGGATATGTCAAAGATACAGAATCATAATAAGGTAATAGCTCTCAAAGAATTGGTATTCAGAAGAAAATATACAGACGAAAAAAAATATTGTTATGTTGAGAAGAGACATTTTCCATATGAACTTCATTATAAGAACATAGAGCTTGATGGCAATAAAGCCAAAGTAATTATTGACTTAGAGATAAAACTGAAAGAAGCATATCCGTCATTTATTTCATATGGAGAAAATATTTTTGAATTAGAAAAGCTGGATGGAAAATGGAAAATAACAAAGCATATCTATGACAAATGGGCCTTAATGCATTATGAATTCTATACTGACCAAAAGTTACCAGAACCCGATTATGAGCAAATAAAAAAGCAAATAGATAGAGATTTTGGAATTAAGTAATATTTGTATGATATTAAAAAATGGAGGCG
Proteins encoded in this region:
- a CDS encoding BlaI/MecI/CopY family transcriptional regulator, producing MNKDLLKPSEAELEVMKVLWEEGNPLSAPEIVQRLKEKNIKWEKSTIYTLIDRLAKKKAIKQEKKDKLYYYSPSISKEEYAKIETARILNKLFNGSVKSLIAALIECGNIKREELEEIKKLLEKEE
- a CDS encoding M56 family metallopeptidase, which codes for MNIEVLFKWVLAMTISGSVAVLVFAILSKIFKEHLSARVRYYIWLIVLFCFMIPWEVLFNRKSSLRVLNQSVILDSRSYTVSNFSQSSVLNLQPRGNSLQGGALTALPSENVGYFNPEVLHEVIVYVWLIGAVVFFVWFLIRYIWFKVIVTRNSRECSDEYCKRIIERYCRLKRISRKIKVLESDIIPTPMLIGTIKPILLIPAKNIAREDLRLIIRHELVHFRRKDVLVKWFSKLINALHWFNPLLYFAVLKLNRECEYSCDEEVIRKLKEDGKRRYAEVLYNTLLVSIGSGAGAAFGLVGRKESIVERFRFIMSLEVKKMSKGAKVFLVVVVSTTIFLSAFVQIWAKDILSFDRSETEAIKSTIEGFYETQYKAYLQMEYIDITPYLDMSKIQNHNKVIALKELVFRRKYTDEKKYCYVEKRHFPYELHYKNIELDGNKAKVIIDLEIKLKEAYPSFISYGENIFELEKLDGKWKITKHIYDKWALMHYEFYTDQKLPEPDYEQIKKQIDRDFGIK